One window of the Colletotrichum destructivum chromosome 4, complete sequence genome contains the following:
- a CDS encoding Putative large ribosomal subunit protein uL3 — MAPRLPASCLQLLRSSTITNACAAAATNNASSVLAGPRLHLLPFTAKRGVKYGWSTLPKRSKPARFNQTTAGLPALTTGPAAALARREKTTPLRTGVLAIKKGMTAVYYGKKRVPCTVLQLDQVQVVANKTRAKNGYWAVQVGAGTKEPRNVQRPLLGYYEAKGIAPKRHLAEFKVRSEDGLLPVGVQLFPDWFQTGQYVDVRSNSRGMGFAGGMKRHGFAGQEASHGNSLNHRTIGTTGPSQGSGSRVLPGKKMPGRMGNERVTMQNLTVLKVDNELGVVLVKGAVAGPKNCVVQLQDAKKRKAPALPYRQEKLKELLESNEDAEARLQKARERHLELKKQRREVPAFV; from the coding sequence ATGGCGCCCCGACTGCCCGCGAGCTgcctccagctcctccgaTCCTCGACGATAACCAAtgcctgcgccgccgcggccacCAACAATGCCTCGTCCGTCCTCGCCGGTCCccgcctccacctcctccctTTCACCGCGAAGCGCGGCGTCAAGTACGGCTGGTCGACGCTCCCGAAGCGCAGCAAGCCCGCCCGATTCAACCAGACGACCGCCGGCCTGCCAGCCCTCACGaccggccccgccgccgccctcgcccgccgcgagAAGACGACACCCCTGAGGACCGGCGTGCTCGCCATTAAGAAGGGCATGACTGCGGTTTACTACGGCAAGAAGCGTGTACCCTGTACCGTCCTCCAGCTCGACCAGGTTCAGGTCGTCGCGAACAAGACGCGCGCCAAGAACGGCTACTGGGCCGTCCAGGTCGGCGCCGGTACCAAGGAGCCCCGTAACGTCCAGCGCCCACTGCTGGGCTACtacgaggccaagggcatcGCGCCCAAGCGCCATCTTGCCGAGTTCAAGGTCCGCTCCGAGGACGGCCTGCTGcccgtcggcgtccagcTGTTCCCGGACTGGTTCCAGACGGGCCAGTACGTCGACGTCCGCTCCAACAGCCGCGGCATGGGCTTCGCCGGTGGCATGAAGCGCCACGGCTTCGCCGGTCAGGAGGCCTCCCACGGAAACTCGCTCAACCACCGCACCATCGGTACTACGGGTCCCTCGCAGGGTTCCGGATCCAGAGTCCTCCCCGGCAAGAAGATGCCCGGCCGTATGGGCAACGAGCGCGTTACGATGCAGAACCTGACGGTACTCAAGGTCGACAACGAGCTGGGTGTCGTGCTCGTCAagggtgccgtcgccgggccCAAGAACTGCGTCGTGCAGCTGCAGGAcgccaagaagcgcaaggccCCGGCCCTGCCCTACCGGCAGGAGAAGCTGAAGGAGCTCCTGGAGAGCaacgaggacgccgaggcgaGGTTGCAGAAGGCTAGGGAGAGGCATCTggagctgaagaagcagaGGAGAGAAGTGCCGGCGTTTGTATAG
- a CDS encoding Putative N-end aminoacyl transferase, N-end rule aminoacyl transferase, acyl-CoA N-acyltransferase, with product MDDTSMQTPGDALSYITPIGYSNSSRCGYCGRQGKSFSYYAKATSLTPEYYQTLLDHYWRRSGTTLYRPDQLHACCVHYTLRLDSTQFKPTRDQRQTINRFNKFLTGEAYTKEAARLHPLTREQARKRDSEFDLIERVHEAEYDSLHIPPEPAHVFTVTLEHDDFTDEKYLVYENYQRVVHKEQPGEISRRGFQRFLCESPVERKTITTADGKEKRLGSFHQCYRLDGKLVAIGVLDLLPHCVSAVYFLYHESIHKYAPGKLGAIREIALAREGGYRYWYPGFYIHTCPKMRYKMDYTPQYILDPETLTWDLVDKRVTDLLDKKQYLSLSKEKPDSPRNDGFKETAERAIGGSQLTGETPMNESDDDDVDTFLFNTGMPGVMSLDEIRSFDQMDHLKLRIDGSGMLFETGDLVAWQRQDVGASGSLKAGIAELVAALGPALVNDLVVDFWNPRL from the exons ATGGACGACACAAGCATGCAGACCCCTGGTGATGCACTGTCCTATATAACCCCAATTG GTTACTCTAACTCGTCCCGCTGTGGTTATTGTGGCCGTCAAGGCAAGA GCTTCTCCTACTATGCTAAAGCCACATCTCTCACACCCGAATACTACCAGACCCTGCTGGACCACTATTGGAGGCGCTCCGGGACGACCCTCTACCGGCCGGATCAGCTCCATGCGTGTTGTGTTCACTATACCCTCAGGCTGGACTCCACCCAGTTCAAGCCCACCCGGGATCAGCGTCAGACGATCAACCGCTTCAACAAGTTTCTAACGGGAGAGGCTTACACGAAGGAGGCGGCCCGTCTCCACCCACTGACACGTGAGCAGGCGAGGAAGCGGGATTCCGAATTTGATCTGATCGAGAGGGTTCACGAGGCCGAGTACGACTCGCTGCACATACCTCCCGAGCCTGCTCACGTCTTCACTGTCACACTGGAGCATGACGACTTCACCGATGAAAAATATCTGGTTTACGAAAACTATCAGCGCGTCGTTCACAAGGAGCAGCCTGGAGAAATTTCCCGGCGTGGCTTCCAACGTTTTCTGTGCGAGTCTCCCGTCGAGCGCAAGACAATTACGACGGCCGATGGCAAAGAGAAACGCCTCGGCTCCTTTCATCAGTGCTACCGATTAGATGGTAAATTGGTGGCCATCGGCGTCTTGGATCTGCTTCCTCACTGCGTCAGCGCCGTGTACTTCCTCTACCACGAGTCCATTCACAAGTATGCTCCGGGAAAGCTAGGCGCTATTCGTGAGATCGCCCTGGCACGCGAAGGTGGCTATCGTTACTGGTATCCCGGCTTCTATATCCACACGTGTCCCAAAATGCGTTACAAGATGGACTACACACCGCAGTACATTCTGGACCCAGAGACCCTGACTTGGGACCTAGTGGACAAACGAGTCACGGACCTTCTAGACAAGAAGCAGTACCTAAGCTTGTCCAAAGAGAAGCCGGATAGTCCTAGAAATGATGGCTTCAAGGAAACCGCGGAAAGGGCCATAGGAGGCAGCCAGCTTACCGGAGAAACCCCCATGAacgagagcgacgacgacgatgtgGATACTTTCCTCTTCAATACAGGCATGCCGGGTGTCATGTCTCTGGATGAGATCCGTTCCTTCGATCAGATGGACCACCTCAAGTTGCGTATAGACGGCTCCGGCATGCTCTTTGAGACAGGCGATTTGGTGGCCTGGCAGCGTCAGGATGTTGGGGCCAGCGGGTCTTTGAAAGCCGGCATCGCGGAGTTGGTGGCGGCTTTAGGGCCCGCTTTGGTGAATGATCTGGTGGTGGACTTTTGGAATCCCCGTCTGTGA
- a CDS encoding Putative Snf7 family protein: MTNRRFPSGHPSPLSVAALRLETEPGSGTRPPRPPPASLRHRSPISARPPTTSGHSASQHLVHFSTRPYLDFESLHLVPSPREESPFQARIASSPPLPSPTSNPLKMGGNASKVTAQDKAILDLKLQRDKLHQYQRRITVLTDKETAVAKQMLAKGDKPRALLALRRKKYQESLLQKTDAQLEQLEKLTSSVEFAMIQKDVVFGLQQGTKVLKEIHSEMGGIEHVEKLMGETADAIAYQKEVSDMLGGRISVQDEEEVEDELAALEASVAAEDAARNPPRQHKLPTVPDTELPVPDATEEEEPAAQQRVRTRQPMLAA; encoded by the exons ATGACGAACCGCCGCTTCCCCAGCGGTCACCCCAGCCCGCTCTCCGTCGCAGCGTTGCGCCTCGAAACTGAGCCGGGTTCAGGCACGAGACCACCACGACCACCGCCAGCGTCCCTCCGTCACCGATCTCCGATCAGCGCCcgaccgccgacgacgtccggCCACTCTGCATCACAACATCTTGTTCATTTCAGCACCCGACCCTACTTGGACTTCGAAAGTCTACATCTCGTCCCCTCTCCACGAGAGGAATCGCCGTTCCAAGCCCGCATagcctcctcccctcctctcccttctccgACCTCGAATCCCCTCAAAATGGGTGGCAACGCGAGCAAAGTCACCGCCCAGGACAA ggccatcctcgacctcAAGCTCCAACGCGATAAGCTCCACCAGTACCAGCGCCGCATCACCGTCCTCACGGACAAGGAGACGGCCGTTGCCAAGCAGATGCTGGCCAAGGGCGACAAGCCGCGCGCGCTGCTCGCCCTGCGCCGCAAGAAATACCAGGAGTCGCTCCTCCAAAAGAccgacgcccagctcgagcagctcgagaagctcacaTCGTCGGTTGAGTTCGCCATGATCCAAAAGGACGTGGTCTTTGGCCTGCAACAGGGCACCAAAGTCCTCAAGGAGATACACTCGGAGATGGGCGGCATCGAGCatgtcgagaagctcatgGGCGAGACAGCTGATGCGATCGCTTACCAAAAG GAAGTCAGCGACATGCTTGGCGGCCGCATCTCGGtccaggacgaggaggaggtcgaagacgagctcgccgctctcgaggccagtgtcgccgccgaagacgcTGCCCGCAACCCACCCAGACAACACAAGCTCCCCACGGTACCCGACACGGAACTGCCGGTGCCGGATGCgacagaagaagaggagccGGCAGCGCAGCAGCGCGTGCGGACGAGGCAGCCCATGCTGGCGGCATAG
- a CDS encoding Putative NUDIX hydrolase domain-containing protein: protein MASSHKERTMESRTGRSKQRYNSKGERLVAGVVPLTKDKRYVLLIQSTRRKGWVLPKGGWETDEECTEAAAREAWEEAGITIQIDYDLGDIVETRAPKHSSKDSAKALYRFYEATVTTQEDDWPERHKRERKWMTYEQATDALAARPELLEALTRCTMKKS from the exons ATGGCCTCCTCTCACAAGGAGCGGACAATGGAATCGCGCACGGGAAGAAGCAAGCAGC GTTACAACTCCAAAGGCGAGCGCTTGGTTGCTGGTGTTGTCCCCTTGACCAAGGACAAGCGCTacgtcctcctcatccagTCTACCCGCCGGAAGGGCTGGGTGCTCCCCAAGGGCGGCTGGGAGACGGATGAAGAATGcaccgaggcggcggcacgtGAGGCCTGGGAAGAGGCTGGCATCACCATCCAGATCGACTATGACCTGGGAGACATCGTCGAGACACGTGCGCCGAAGCACTCGAGCAAGGACTCGGCCAAAGCCTTGTATCGCTTCTACGAGGCCACCGTCACCACGCAAGAGGATGACTGGCCCGAGAGACACAAGAGGGAGCGGAAATGGATGACATACGAACAAGCCACAGATGCTCTAGCAGCTCGGCctgagctcctcgaggccttGACTAGATGCACCATGAAGAAGTCATGA
- a CDS encoding Putative MOB kinase activator family, protein MMSLLQYLSVRTGLLAEIPSLPPPVVPPAAPDPPCSYEGGLVSRDMTVINLSELQVPEPVLTAADDNCADDSNQKAARNQFRARTVKGANNGVALRQYAEATLGGGSLRKVVKLPEGEDENEWMAVNMVDFYNQINLLYGAITEFCSPQSCPEMKATDEFEYLWQDNENYKRPTKMAAPDYIEHLMAWVQRHIDDEQILPSRIGVPFPKSFPSTVRQIFKRMYRVYAHVYCHHYAVIRELGLEPHLNTSFKQYVLFVDEHKLASGKDFYGPLNDLAEKMIESD, encoded by the exons ATGATGTCCCTTTTGCAATATCTCAGCGTACGGACGGGTCTGCTGGCAGAAATCCCATCGCTGCCGCCTCCCGTCGTACCGCCAGCAGCGCCCGACCCCCCGTGCAGTTACGAAGGCGGTCTTGTCAGCCGGGACATGACCGTCATCAATCTGTCCGAACTTCAGGTGCCCGAGCCGGTGTTGACAGCTGCTGACGACAACTGCGCCGATGACAGTAACCAGAAGGCGGCTAGGAACCAATTCCGAGCGCGCACCGTCAAGGGAGCCAACAATGGCGTCGCGTTGCGGCAGTATGCCGAGGCGACGCTTGGAGGAGGCAGCCTGCGCAAGGTGGTCAAGCTGCCagagggcgaagacgagaacGAGTGGATGGCTGTCAATA TGGTCGACTTCTACAATCAGATCAACCTCCTATACGGCGCCATCACCGAGTTCTGCTCGCCACAGTCATGTCCCGAGATGAAGGCAACCGACGAATTCGAATACCTGTGGCAGGACAACGAGAACTATAAGAGACCTACTAAGATGGCCGCTCCGGACTACATCGAACACCTGATGGCCTGGGTGCAGAGGCACATTGACGACGAGCAGATCTTACCGAGCAGAATTG GTGTCCCCTTCCCCAAGTCATTCCCGTCGACCGTGCGACAGATCTTCAAGCGTATGTACCGTGTTTACGCTCACGTCTACTGCCACCACTACGCCGTCATCAGAGAGCTCGGCTTGGAACCTCATCTCAACACGAGCTTTAAGCAGTATGTGCTCTTTGTCGACGAGCACAAACTCGCCAGCGGCAAGGACTTCTACGGCCCGCTGAACGATctcgccgagaagatgaTTGAGAGCGACTGA
- a CDS encoding Putative six-hairpin glycosidase superfamily — protein MRVLHLLPLLWCLVEARIDRKKIVQIFNPRRNASSPTTPLQVGNGNFAFGADITGLQTFSPFATMSTWGWHNFSLPTTPGQTSIEDYHGTEWWTHGRLVQYNMANPSNNDIANWLRENPHRINLCNIGFLFEDGQKGKVTVTEGMLDQRDQILDMWTGVVRSSFTYNNITVKVETWVDPASDTVAVSVDSKLLSSGELSIFFDFPYPTNDKFGAPFVGAFNQTDKHKTFLSTCGDGENRANIHHDLSTAAYDLGLEWDVAGGKGTVKAPTNGSHRHVLSIRSTDTLRFTATFATSKPARQPTFEDVVAASREWWPDYWSKGAFIDMTGAADPRATELHRRTVQSQYLAAVNSASDYPPQESGLVNNGWFGKFHMEMTLWHTLQFARWNHHDLLARSLPQTYTRLLPSSLVRASTQGYTGARWGKMTDPSATDAPGEINTLLIWQQPHTMYFAELEYRHKPSQETLTRWEEVLTATADFMSSYAFRNETTGFYDLGPPMYPVSENTSPNATVNPTFELAYWRFGLDVAIAWKLRLGKPAPKSWITVRDNLAPLPVVNATYPVYEGIPDMWTSMKTVQDHPAMAGIFGLLPPPASGPPLNRTVLENTAARIWELWDLDESFGWDFPMLAMNSLRLGDSQRAVEYLLHPTFQFDDAGYPVGGARVPTPYFPSSSSLLLAMAMMAGGWDGGEGPHFPEGWDVVVEGFAPGL, from the exons ATGCGTGTCCTACATCTCCTCCCGCTGCTATGGTGTCTCGTCGAAGCCAGGATAGATCGGAAGAAAATAGTACAGATCTTCAACCCGCGTCGTAATGCCAGCTCCCCCACGACACCGCTGCAGGTAGGCAACGGCAACTTCGCATTTGGCGCCGATATCACCGGCCTGCAGACCTTCAGCCCCTTCGCGACGATGTCAACCTGGGGCTGGCACAACTTCAGCCTACCTACAACGCCGGGCCAAACCTCGATCGAGG ACTACCACGGCACGGAATGGTGGACCCACGGCCGGCTGGTCCAGTACAACATGGCCAATCCCTCCAACAACGACATCGCCAACTGGCTTCGTGAGAACCCCCATCGCATCAATCTGTGCAACATTGGCTTTTTATTCGAGGACGGTCAAAAAGGCAAGGTAACCGTCACGGAGGGCATGCTCGACCAGAGGGATCAGATCCTGGACATGTGGACGGGCGTCGTCCGCTCTAGCTTCACCTACAATAACATTACCGTCAAGGTCGAAACTTGGGTGGACCCGGCCTCAGACACCGTTGCCGTGTCCGTCGACTCGAAGTTGCTCTCTTCTGGCGAGCTATCTATTTTTTTCGATTTCCCCTACCCAACCAACGACAAGTTCGGCGCGCCTTTTGTCGGCGCTTTCAATCAGACGGACAAGCACAAGACGTTCCTATCGACCTGTGGTGATGGGGAAAACCGGGCAAATATCCATCATGATCTGAGCACGGCGGCGTATGACCTGGGGCTCGAGTGGGACGTTGCGGGCGGCAAAGGCACGGTTAAGGCGCCGACTAACGGGAGCCACCGACATGTCCTATCCATCAGGAGTACGGACACACTCCGCTTCACGGCCACATTTGCAACCTCCAAACCGGCGAGGCAGCCCACCTTCGAAGATGTTGTTGCAGCGTCGCGGGAGTGGTGGCCTGATTACTGGTCCAAGGGGGCTTTCATCGATATGACAGGCGCCGCAGATCCCAGGGCGACGGAGCTCCACAGGCGAACGGTTCAGTCTCAGTATCTCGCGGCGGTCAACTCGGCGTCGGACTATCCTCCACAAG AGTCCGGGCTCGTGAACAACGGATGGTTTGGCAAGTTCCAC ATGGAGATGACCCTTTGGCACACCCTGCAGTTCGCCCGCTGGAATCACcacgacctcctcgcccgctccCTCCCTCAGACTTATacccgcctcctcccctcaTCTCTTGTTCGTGCCTCGACGCAAGGCTACACTGGCGCCCGTTGGGGCAAGATGACGGACCCCTCCGCCACCGACGCCCCCGGCGAGATCAACACTCTTCTGATATGGCAGCAGCCGCACACCATGTACTTCGCCGAGCTCGAATACCGTCACAAACCTTCCCAAGAAACCCTGACAAGGTGGGAAGAAGTACTTACAGCCACGGCTGACTTCATGTCCTCGTACGCCTTCCGCAACGAGACCACGGGGTTCTACGACCTTGGCCCGCCAATGTACCCCGTCTCGGAGAATACCAGCCCCAACGCAACTGTGAACCCGACCTTTGAGCTCGCATACTGGCGTTTCGGACTCGACGTCGCGATTGCCTGGAAACTCCGCCTCGGTAAGCCCGCCCCGAAGTCCTGGATAACCGTGCGGGATAACCTCGCGCCCTTGCCGGTGGTGAACGCCACGTACCCCGTCTACGAGGGCATACCGGACATGTGGACCAGCATGAAGACGGTGCAGGACCACCCGGCTATGGCAGGGATCttcggcctgctgccgccgcctgcgtcCGGGCCGCCGCTGAACCGCACGGTACTCGAGAACACGGCCGCGCGCATCTGGGAGCTGTGGGACCTCGACGAGTCGTTTGGCTGGGATTTTCCCATGCTCGCGATGAACAGCCTACGTCTGGGCGACTCACAGCGAGCGGTTGAGTATCTTCTGCACCCGACATTCCAGTTTGATGACGCAGGCTACCCCGTTGGCGGTGCCAGGGTGCCGACGCCGTACTTCCCGAGCTCGAGTAGCCTGCTGCTTgcgatggccatgatggctgGAGGGTGGGATGGTGGGGAGGGGCCGCACTTCCCCGAGGGATGGGATGTCGTGGTGGAAGGCTTCGCCCCTGGACTGTGA
- a CDS encoding Putative U6 snRNA-associated Sm-like protein Lsm1/8, which translates to MENLTISDAPPQGGQPVLGGRAPPPQQTPQLPPQMFTTAAQLLDMTDKKLMVALRDGRKLIGVLRSWDQFANLVLQDTVERVYAYPDLEANPPREGGMFADIKRGIFLVRGENVLLLGEIDLDKDDDPPPGYEPADLKLVQGLAAERKDKDKARDKGRIKKLSTLGFEGENMGEILL; encoded by the exons ATGGAAAACCTCACCATCTCCGATGCCCCTCCTCAAGGGGGCCAGCccgttctcggcggccgcgcgccgccgcctcagcAGACCCCTCAGCTGCCGCCTCAGATGTTCACCACTGCGGCGCAGCTGCTGGACATGACCGACA AGAAGCTCATGGTCGCGCTCCGCGACGGGCGCAAACTGATAGGCGTCCTCCGCAGTTGGGACCAGTTCG CAAACCTCGTCCTTCAGGACACCGTCGAGCGCGTCTATGCCTACCCGGACCTAGAGGCCAATCCTCCCCGCGAGGGCGGGATGTTCGCCGACATTAAGCgcggcatcttcctcgtgCGCGGCGAGAACGTGCTCCTTCTAGGCGAGatcgacctcgacaaggacgatGACCCGCCACCAGGCTACGAGCCGGCCGACCTCAAGCTCGTGCAGGGCCTGGCGGCCGAGAggaaggacaaggacaaggcgCGTGACAAGGGACGGATCAAGAAGCTGAGCACGCTGGGCTTCGAGGGCGAGAACATGGGCGAGATCTTGCTCTGA
- a CDS encoding Putative ATPase, OSCP/delta subunit, F1F0 ATP synthase OSCP/delta subunit domain superfamily → MFSRQAVRSLRAAAPASRLVASSARAPAVRTYAAAASSASSDNVKPPVAVFGLDGTYATALYTAASKTSSLDPTAKALSTLEAIFAKDPKLATILAAPTLTAEDKAAIVTELTKQAGAGSQETVKNFLSALAENNRLGLLPGITQKFAEIMSAARGEVELIVTSATQLDNKTLNRLETAISKSAYAGAGKKLKVTNQVNPDIVGGLIVEVGDRTIDLSVSGKIAKLNKLLTDTL, encoded by the exons ATGTTCTCGAGACAGGCTGTTCGTTCCCTCCGCGCGGCGGCTCCCGCGTCGCGCCTTGTCGCCTCTTCCGCCCGCGCCCCGGCCGTCCGCacctacgccgccgccgcttcctcggcctcgtccgacAACGTCAAGccccccgtcgccgtctttgGCCTTGACGGCACCTACGCTACTGCCCTG TACACCGCGGCGTCCAAGACCTCCTCGCTCGACCCCACGGCCAAGGCCCTCTCgaccctcgaggccatcttcGCCAAGGACCCCAAGCTGGCCACTATCCTGGCCGCGCCTACCCTGACCGCCGAGGACAAGGCCGCCATTGTCACCGAGCTCACCaagcaggccggcgccggctctCAGGAGACTGTCAAGAACTTCCTCTCTGCTCTTGCCGAGAACaaccgcctcggcctcctccccggCATCACCCAGAAGTTCGCCGAGATCATGagcgccgcccgcggcgaggtcgagctcaTCGTCACCAGCGCTACG CAACTCGACAACAAGACCCTCAACCGCCTCGAGACTGCCATCTCCAAGTCGGCCTACGCCGGCGCTgggaagaagctcaaggtcACCAACCAG GTCAACCCTGACATCGTCGGAGGCCTCATCGTTGAGGTCGGCGACCGGACCATCGACCTCAGCGTCTCTGGCAAGATCGCCAAGCTCAACAAGCTCCTCACTGACACTCTGTAA
- a CDS encoding Putative cytochrome c oxidase assembly factor 1 translates to MLSRTIPRRWASSLRSAAARQTQQQQLRAQTQRRWATAAPKPGSGPLMERRADRELPDLSQITFRWSRTLPLFAAVIAACSVAIFNYQKSSSPVIASTLYALRTSPAARELLGDEVQFKHQIPWISGEMNQLHGRINIAFSVKGTRGEALMRFASYRTSHKGLFETTEWSLETPDGRRIDLLDGADPFQGIVADELDDDVDEQAAAAAAATRGFRQTTLK, encoded by the exons ATGCTTTCCAGAACGATCCCAAGGAGATGGGCCTCCTCGCTGCGGAGCGCCGCCGCACGACagacgcagcagcagcagctcagAGCGCAGACGCAACGGAGATGGGCGACAGCCGCGCCGAAGCCCGGGTCGGGACCGCTGATGGAGCGCCGCGCCGACCGAGAACTCCCAG ACCTCAGCCAAATCACCTTCCGCTGGTCCCGCACTCTGCCCCTCTTCgctgccgtcatcgccgcctgcaGCGTCGCCATTTTTAACTACCAAAAGTCGTCGTCCCCAGTCATCGCCTCGACGCTGTACGCGCTGCGGacgtcgcccgccgcgcgcgagctgctgggcgacgaggtgcaGTTCAAGCACCAGATCCCCTGGATCTCGGGCGAGATGAACCAGTTGCACGGGCGCATCAACATCGCCTTCAGCGTCAAGGGCACgcgcggcgaggcgctgATGCGCTTCGCGAGCTACCGCACCTCGCACAAGGGCCTCTTCGAGACGACCGAGTGGAGCCTCGAGACGCCCGACGGCCGCAGAATCGATCTGCTCGACGGGGCGGACCCGTTCCAGGGCATTGTGGCGGATGAGCTGGATGACGACGTGGACGAACAGgctgcagcggcggcggcggcgacgagggggtTCAGGCAGACAACTCTTAAATAG
- a CDS encoding Putative mitochondrial carrier domain superfamily: MPATEAEYQSRHHVPARQPTAIMPRAQEERPQRLVKRYRTEIAASTSSMFSTVVAFPLDSVKTRMQTYRYEGFLDCVRHTYRTEKLRGFFRGVLAPMASITLVRTMSFSIYQRAKYSYSGWIKNALGFDVVQHVNKKGTYPNLYSIACFGAAGATAGSCITLLACPFELTKLSAQVSVLLSDQQKLKEANCRATNGHQVAASYQNKGTFKTMRNIIRHRGALGLYTGFNLHLLRDTLGTAIYFMVYESGKQLGTTFGGDHPTTNKLSVVISGGLCGIVSWAMIYPIDSAKSIYQRNSLLYSKGQQVEPPPKIEFFKRHMYRGLGVSMGRSCAVNAIFFSAFEFMKKHVNSLDDN; the protein is encoded by the exons ATGCCAGCGACAGAAGCCGAATATCAATCAAGACACCATGTTCCGGCCCGCCAACCGACTGCGATCATGCCTCGAGCTCAGGAAGAGCGCCCGCAGAGGCTGGTCAAGCGGTACCGCACCGAGATCGCCGCAAGCACCTCGAGCATGTTTTCCACCGTCGTTGCCTTCCCTCTCGATAGCGTGAAGACGCGAATGCAGACCTACCGGTACGAGGGCTTCCTCGACTGCGTGAGGCACACGTACCGCACCGAGAAGCTGAGAGGCTTCTTTCGGG GCGTGCTCGCCCCAATGGCCAGCATCACTCTCGTACGGACCATGTCCTTTTCGATCTACCAGCGGGCCAAGTACAGCTATTCTGGCTGGATAAAAAACGCCTTGGGGTTCGACGTCGTGCAGCACGTCAACAAGAAAGGCACCTACCCCAACCTTTACTCGATTGCCTGCTTTGGAGCGGCCGGCGCTACGGCCGGCTCGTGTATCACGCTCCTTGCCTGCCCGTTTGAGTTGACAAAACTCAGCGCGCAGGTGTCTGTTCTGCTGTCGGACCAGCAAAAGCTCAAGGAGGCTAACTGCCGCGCCACCAATGGCCACCAGGTCGCGGCCAGCTACCAGAACAAGGGTACCTTCAAAACCATGCGAAACATCATCCGCCACAGGGGTGCTTTGGGGCTCTACACTGGCTTCAACTTGCACTTGT TGCGAGATACGCTGGGAACGGCCATATACTTCATGGTTTACGAGAGCGGGAAGCAACTCGGAACCACGTTTGGTGGCGACCATCCAACGACCAACAAGTTATCGGTTGTTATCTCGGGGGGTCTTTGCGGAATAGTATCCTGGGCAATGATCT ACCCCATCGACTCGGCAAAGAGCATCTACCAGCGCAACTCTCTCCTATACTCCAAGGGGCAGCAGGTTGAGCCGCCCCCCAAGATTGAATTCTTCAAACGACACATGTATCGCGGGCTCGGCGTGTCCATGGGACGCTCGTGCGCTGTGAACGCCATCTTTTTTTCGGCCTTTGAATTCATGAAGAAGCACGTCAACTCTCTGGATGATAACTAA